A region from the Lentimonas sp. CC4 genome encodes:
- a CDS encoding tetratricopeptide repeat protein yields MNHPPKKKHKNPLMPEDDVVDERHLVELEESVEISFEDRASVYWIENKSFIVGCIIVLLFVVVGYQSMRIFKDRAEMAFQAEYAKADTNGALAEFATANSGKELGGFAALSTADAAYTDEDYAKALEFYNLAAGALTEPALAGRAQLGQAFALYQTGSTDEGLAKLNAITADTNLALAARAEAAYHLAVEADTTGNTAEFEAFAAQINESPLSGQWQQRLAYYQQQGQ; encoded by the coding sequence ATGAACCACCCACCAAAAAAGAAACATAAAAACCCTCTCATGCCAGAAGACGACGTCGTCGACGAACGTCACCTCGTTGAGCTAGAGGAATCAGTCGAAATCTCATTCGAAGATCGCGCCAGTGTTTACTGGATCGAGAACAAAAGCTTCATCGTCGGGTGCATCATCGTCCTCCTCTTCGTAGTGGTTGGCTACCAAAGTATGCGCATCTTCAAAGACCGTGCGGAAATGGCATTTCAAGCAGAATATGCTAAAGCCGACACGAACGGAGCACTTGCCGAATTCGCCACAGCCAATAGCGGCAAAGAGCTCGGCGGATTTGCCGCACTCAGCACCGCTGATGCCGCTTACACAGACGAAGACTACGCAAAAGCGCTCGAATTCTACAACCTTGCCGCCGGCGCACTCACTGAGCCCGCACTCGCAGGCCGTGCTCAGCTCGGACAAGCTTTCGCACTCTACCAAACTGGCAGCACCGACGAAGGCCTCGCCAAACTCAATGCGATCACCGCAGACACCAACCTCGCTTTAGCTGCTCGCGCCGAGGCAGCCTACCACCTAGCAGTGGAAGCCGACACCACTGGCAACACTGCTGAGTTCGAAGCGTTCGCCGCTCAAATCAATGAATCCCCACTCTCGGGTCAATGGCAGCAACGCCTCGCTTACTACCAGCAACAAGGACAGTAA
- the purU gene encoding formyltetrahydrofolate deformylase — MKSPTIIALLHGPDQPGLVSRVSSWIFLRGSNIHHADQHKDQEANIFFQRVEWTPSGQIDEEAAAFEKFAHDELGMTMKVAKSTDLPKVALFVSKIDHCFHDTILRFRSGEMAGELACIISNHETLKGDAETYGIPFYHVPVTKATKAEAEAKQLEIVHSYGAELVVMARYMQVLSDDFLTKAGCPVINIHHSFLPAFAGGKPYHQAHTRGVKLIGATAHYATADLDEGPIIHQDVTRINHRNAVPDLVRKGKDLEKAVFAQAIRLHLDNRILVYLNKTVVFD, encoded by the coding sequence ATGAAATCACCCACCATCATCGCACTCTTGCACGGCCCCGACCAACCGGGGCTCGTTTCGCGTGTGTCCAGTTGGATCTTCCTACGCGGCAGTAATATTCACCACGCCGATCAACACAAAGACCAAGAAGCCAATATCTTCTTCCAGCGTGTGGAATGGACGCCTTCTGGGCAGATCGACGAAGAGGCAGCCGCCTTTGAAAAATTTGCCCACGATGAGCTCGGCATGACAATGAAGGTCGCCAAGTCGACGGATCTACCGAAAGTCGCCCTCTTTGTCTCCAAGATCGATCATTGCTTTCACGATACCATTTTGCGCTTCCGCTCCGGCGAGATGGCAGGCGAACTCGCCTGCATTATTTCAAACCACGAAACGCTCAAAGGCGACGCCGAGACTTACGGCATCCCCTTCTACCATGTGCCAGTCACGAAAGCGACCAAAGCAGAGGCTGAAGCCAAGCAACTTGAAATCGTGCACTCTTATGGCGCCGAACTCGTCGTCATGGCGCGCTACATGCAGGTGCTGTCCGACGACTTTTTAACTAAAGCAGGCTGCCCGGTGATCAACATTCACCACTCCTTTCTACCCGCCTTTGCAGGCGGCAAACCCTACCATCAGGCTCACACACGTGGCGTCAAATTGATTGGAGCGACCGCACACTATGCGACCGCAGACCTTGACGAAGGCCCAATCATCCACCAAGACGTTACCCGCATCAATCACCGCAACGCGGTGCCTGATCTAGTTCGCAAAGGCAAAGACCTCGAAAAAGCCGTCTTTGCCCAAGCGATTCGCCTCCATTTAGACAACCGCATTCTAGTTTACCTCAACAAAACAGTCGTTTTCGACTAA